In the Pseudomonadota bacterium genome, one interval contains:
- a CDS encoding GNAT family acetyltransferase — protein MHIRPFEDRDQAHVIALWQRCGLTRPWNDPVRDIARKAAVQADWFVVALSAEGGLVGSAMIGYDGHRGWINYLAVDPTHQGGGIGRALVAHAERVLTDVGCPKLNLQIRESNTRAIEFYRRLGFQTDAAISMGKRLIDDAGDSVTE, from the coding sequence ATGCACATCCGACCCTTCGAAGACCGCGATCAGGCTCATGTGATTGCCCTGTGGCAACGCTGCGGCTTGACCCGCCCCTGGAACGATCCGGTGCGCGACATTGCCCGCAAGGCTGCGGTCCAGGCGGACTGGTTTGTCGTTGCCCTCAGCGCCGAGGGCGGGCTGGTTGGCAGCGCGATGATTGGCTACGACGGCCACCGTGGCTGGATCAATTACCTTGCGGTGGACCCGACACACCAGGGAGGCGGCATTGGCCGCGCGCTGGTGGCGCACGCCGAGCGCGTGCTGACCGACGTCGGCTGCCCGAAGCTCAACCTGCAAATCCGAGAGAGCAACACGCGGGCGATCGAGTTTTACCGACGCCTGGGTTTTCAGACCGATGCTGCCATCAGCATGGGCAAACGCCTGATCGATGACGCGGGCGACTCAGTCACCGAATAG
- the scpA gene encoding methylmalonyl-CoA mutase — protein sequence MIPNFSQLPLTTAPAPSATAPRSTAFQSPEGIDIASRYDTADSASLGAAQTFPGLAPYLRGPYPTMYAQRPWTVRQYAGFSTAAESNAFYRRNLAAGQKGLSVAFDLATHRGYDSDHPRVVGDVGMAGVAIDSILDMRALFDGIPLDRMSVSMTMNGAVLPVLALFIVAGEEQGVPHAALSGTIQNDILKEFMVRNTYIYPPGPSMRIIADIFAYTSEEMPKFNSISISGYHMQEAGATADLELAYTLADGIEYLRTGIAAGLDVDAFAPRLSFFWAIGMNYFMEIAKMRAARLLWHELLQPFAPKNPKSAMLRTHCQTSGWSLTAQDVNNNIVRTAVEAMAATHGGTQSLHTNSLDEALALPTDFSARIARDTQLFLQQEAGLGDSIDPWGGSHYVEKLTADLADKARQHIAEVEAEGGMARAIERGIPKMRIEAAAARTQARIDGGDQTVVGVNRYRVQDDDVPEVRVVDNAKVRAEQLAKLDTLRRERDDDRVHRVLRALTDGAQASGNLLALSVDAARAGATVGEMSTAMENAFGRHVAEIRSVQGVYKKTLGEDSDMLENSAARIRAFADAEGRQPRILIAKMGQDGHDRGQKVIASAFADLGFDVDIGPLFQTPDEAARQAVENDVHAVGASSLAAGHLTLVPALRKALDAEGRPDILIVVGGVVPPQDVPALLEAGASAVYPPGTVIADAASDLVDAIARARGHSQP from the coding sequence GTGATCCCGAATTTCAGCCAGTTGCCCCTCACCACCGCGCCAGCGCCGTCGGCCACCGCACCGCGCTCCACGGCCTTCCAGAGTCCCGAGGGGATCGACATCGCGTCGCGGTACGACACCGCCGACAGCGCGTCGCTCGGTGCCGCGCAGACGTTTCCCGGGCTGGCGCCTTACCTGCGTGGCCCCTACCCGACGATGTACGCCCAGCGTCCGTGGACGGTTCGGCAGTACGCCGGCTTTTCGACCGCAGCGGAGAGCAATGCGTTCTACCGCCGCAACCTCGCCGCCGGACAGAAAGGCCTGTCGGTCGCCTTTGATCTCGCGACACACCGCGGCTACGACTCCGACCACCCGCGCGTTGTCGGCGACGTGGGCATGGCCGGTGTTGCCATCGACTCGATCCTCGACATGCGCGCCCTGTTCGACGGCATCCCGCTCGACAGGATGAGCGTGTCGATGACGATGAACGGCGCGGTGCTGCCGGTTCTCGCGCTGTTCATCGTCGCGGGCGAGGAACAGGGGGTACCGCACGCGGCGCTCAGTGGCACGATCCAGAACGACATCCTCAAGGAGTTCATGGTTCGCAACACCTACATCTACCCGCCCGGACCGTCGATGCGGATCATCGCGGACATCTTTGCCTACACCTCCGAAGAGATGCCGAAGTTCAACAGCATCTCGATATCCGGCTATCACATGCAAGAGGCCGGCGCGACGGCCGACCTCGAACTCGCCTACACCCTCGCCGACGGCATCGAATACCTCCGGACCGGCATCGCAGCGGGCCTCGACGTGGATGCGTTCGCGCCACGCTTGTCGTTTTTCTGGGCCATCGGCATGAACTACTTCATGGAGATTGCCAAGATGCGCGCCGCGCGCCTCCTGTGGCACGAATTGCTCCAGCCGTTCGCGCCCAAGAACCCGAAATCGGCCATGTTACGCACCCACTGCCAGACCTCCGGGTGGAGCCTGACCGCACAGGACGTCAACAACAACATTGTGCGCACTGCGGTGGAGGCGATGGCAGCGACGCACGGGGGCACGCAATCGCTGCACACCAACTCGCTCGACGAGGCCCTGGCACTGCCCACCGATTTCTCGGCCCGCATCGCCCGCGACACCCAGTTGTTTCTGCAGCAGGAGGCTGGCCTGGGCGACAGTATCGACCCCTGGGGCGGCAGCCACTACGTCGAGAAGCTCACGGCCGACCTCGCGGACAAGGCGCGACAGCACATCGCCGAAGTCGAGGCCGAGGGCGGCATGGCGCGCGCGATCGAACGCGGCATACCGAAGATGCGCATCGAGGCCGCGGCGGCACGCACGCAGGCACGCATCGACGGCGGCGACCAGACTGTGGTCGGGGTCAACCGCTACCGCGTTCAGGACGACGATGTGCCAGAGGTGCGCGTGGTCGACAATGCCAAGGTGCGTGCAGAGCAGCTGGCCAAACTCGACACGCTGCGACGCGAGCGCGATGACGACCGCGTGCACCGGGTGCTGAGAGCACTCACGGACGGCGCTCAGGCGAGTGGCAACCTGCTCGCGTTGAGCGTGGACGCCGCGCGCGCGGGCGCAACCGTTGGCGAGATGTCGACCGCCATGGAGAACGCCTTCGGCCGCCACGTTGCCGAGATTCGCAGCGTTCAGGGCGTCTACAAAAAGACGCTGGGGGAGGACAGCGACATGCTCGAAAACAGTGCTGCACGCATCCGCGCGTTCGCCGACGCCGAAGGGCGTCAACCGCGCATCCTGATCGCAAAGATGGGCCAGGACGGTCACGACCGCGGGCAGAAAGTGATTGCAAGCGCCTTCGCCGACCTCGGTTTCGATGTCGACATCGGCCCGCTCTTTCAGACACCGGACGAGGCGGCGCGGCAGGCGGTCGAGAACGACGTCCACGCCGTCGGTGCAAGTTCACTGGCCGCCGGCCACCTCACGTTGGTGCCAGCCTTGCGCAAAGCGCTCGATGCCGAGGGCCGGCCGGATATCCTGATCGTGGTCGGCGGGGTGGTGCCGCCCCAGGATGTCCCGGCGCTGCTGGAGGCCGGGGCGAGCGCGGTGTACCCGCCCGGTACCGTGATCGCCGACGCCGCGTCGGATCTCGTCGACGCCATCGCCAGGGCACGCGGCCACTCGCAGCCGTGA
- a CDS encoding methylmalonyl-CoA mutase family protein: MSGDTIAVDRARWEAEVARVARGTPIDALLNRRFPGAVSVPCLHTPTARPNDMPGAGDRRRGFSATTAPWLIGQFWPSDPRVAADAVAAEATQGVQAWQLPADGFDADCIAACVRAVGSSAAIDLGGSAAQAHAAIDAAPDTCINANIDCFARALDTGVLADAADVEALLGELVGRYRTPLGHRLVSCDGARYHASGASDTTELAVMFATFVAWLRHFDALGHSVPDAAALTVLRPAVTVSVVPTLAKLRALRAGLSAICHHCGAADAVERLRIHALPASRELSRTGPWVNSLRSSAMVLGAALGGADTVFSATHDGTDTAAARRLSRNTQLVLQHESRLADVQDPAGGSGQIEAHTDALLAQAWQQFQDIETAGGMAAVLRTGELAATLQREAGALLNDVRHRRRAITGVSLHPDPEGPAQAPEDADSDGLRCPTLRASDPFDRLRARAQDAPVHATVVTLSDAPLAQARATFCLNLLGAGGIDTTTSAQPSAVLVCGTDDDYAQLDSAALARLTPATETPVYVAGGSTDARAHLATLAVTGHISAGDDVIAFLDALHTGDARA, encoded by the coding sequence ATGAGCGGTGACACGATCGCAGTGGACAGGGCGCGTTGGGAGGCCGAGGTGGCTCGCGTGGCGCGGGGCACGCCCATCGACGCCCTGCTGAATCGCCGGTTTCCGGGGGCCGTCTCGGTACCCTGTCTGCACACACCAACCGCGCGACCGAACGACATGCCCGGCGCCGGAGACCGGCGACGCGGGTTCAGCGCGACCACGGCACCGTGGTTGATCGGTCAGTTCTGGCCGTCCGACCCGCGCGTTGCCGCTGACGCGGTTGCCGCCGAAGCCACGCAAGGCGTTCAGGCCTGGCAACTGCCCGCGGACGGCTTCGACGCAGACTGCATCGCGGCGTGCGTCCGCGCAGTCGGCAGCAGCGCCGCCATCGACCTCGGTGGATCAGCGGCGCAGGCGCACGCGGCAATCGACGCTGCGCCCGACACCTGCATCAATGCAAACATCGACTGTTTTGCGCGCGCACTCGACACCGGCGTCCTGGCCGACGCCGCCGACGTTGAGGCGCTGCTCGGCGAGCTCGTCGGTCGGTACCGCACACCGCTCGGACACCGCCTGGTGTCTTGTGACGGTGCGCGTTACCACGCGTCGGGCGCGTCGGACACAACAGAGCTCGCCGTGATGTTCGCGACCTTCGTGGCCTGGCTGCGGCATTTCGACGCACTGGGCCACAGCGTGCCCGACGCGGCCGCCCTGACGGTGCTCCGACCGGCCGTCACCGTGTCCGTGGTGCCCACCCTGGCGAAACTGCGCGCCTTGCGGGCCGGCCTGAGTGCGATATGCCACCACTGCGGCGCGGCGGACGCGGTGGAGCGCCTGCGAATTCACGCGCTGCCCGCCAGCCGCGAGCTGTCGCGCACCGGCCCGTGGGTGAACAGCCTGCGCTCGTCGGCGATGGTGTTGGGCGCGGCGCTCGGTGGCGCGGACACCGTCTTCTCGGCCACCCACGACGGCACCGACACGGCCGCCGCGCGACGGCTGTCGCGCAACACCCAGTTGGTGCTGCAGCACGAGAGCCGACTCGCGGACGTGCAGGACCCCGCCGGCGGCAGCGGGCAGATCGAAGCCCACACCGACGCGCTGTTGGCACAGGCGTGGCAGCAGTTTCAGGACATCGAAACCGCCGGTGGGATGGCTGCCGTGCTGCGCACGGGCGAACTCGCCGCGACCCTGCAGCGCGAAGCCGGGGCGCTGCTGAACGACGTCCGGCACCGGCGCCGCGCGATCACCGGCGTCAGTCTGCACCCCGATCCGGAGGGACCGGCACAGGCACCCGAGGACGCCGACAGCGACGGTCTGCGCTGTCCAACGCTGCGGGCCTCGGACCCCTTCGACCGGCTCAGAGCCCGAGCGCAGGACGCACCGGTGCACGCCACCGTTGTCACGCTGAGCGACGCGCCACTCGCACAGGCGCGCGCCACCTTCTGTCTCAACCTGCTCGGCGCGGGCGGTATCGACACCACCACCAGCGCACAGCCGAGCGCCGTGCTGGTGTGCGGCACCGACGACGACTACGCGCAGCTCGACAGCGCCGCCCTGGCCAGGTTGACACCGGCCACGGAGACGCCGGTCTACGTGGCCGGTGGCAGCACCGACGCCCGCGCCCACCTTGCAACACTCGCCGTCACCGGCCACATCAGCGCGGGCGACGACGTCATCGCCTTCCTCGACGCGCTGCACACCGGAGACGCCCGCGCGTGA
- the meaB gene encoding methylmalonyl Co-A mutase-associated GTPase MeaB yields MSAAATLDTQAFVDGVLAGNRGVLARAITLIESRNPHHRDQAAEVLEQVLPHTGGARRVGLSGVPGVGKSSLIESLGTALCDAGERVSVLAVDPSSQRTGGSILGDKTRMPRLTVHPNAFIRPSPAGEQLGGVAAATADTISLVEAAGFSTVIVETVGVGQSETLVSAMTDCFLVLMLPGAGDELQGIKKGIVELADIVAVNKADGDTAIAAAHAARDYEAALRTLQQRDAHWPVPVITCSATQAGGADPVHAQLDAYFQAAHGAGAIEARRARQRVTWLWQQLDAAMRARARARGTTAIDDIERAVASGALSTRTGAARLLTALFGD; encoded by the coding sequence GTGAGCGCCGCTGCCACACTCGACACGCAGGCCTTCGTCGACGGCGTGTTGGCTGGCAACCGCGGGGTGTTGGCACGCGCGATCACCCTCATCGAATCGCGCAACCCACATCACCGCGACCAGGCCGCCGAGGTGCTCGAGCAGGTTCTTCCGCACACCGGTGGCGCCCGACGAGTGGGACTGTCGGGTGTGCCGGGGGTCGGCAAGAGCAGCCTGATCGAATCCCTCGGCACCGCGCTCTGCGACGCCGGAGAGCGTGTGTCGGTGCTCGCGGTCGACCCGTCCAGCCAACGCACGGGCGGTAGCATCCTCGGTGACAAGACCCGGATGCCCCGGCTCACGGTGCACCCGAACGCATTCATCCGGCCGTCGCCGGCCGGCGAGCAACTCGGCGGCGTCGCGGCCGCCACCGCCGACACGATCAGCCTGGTCGAGGCTGCCGGTTTCTCGACCGTGATCGTCGAAACAGTTGGCGTGGGCCAGTCCGAGACGCTGGTCAGTGCCATGACCGACTGCTTTCTCGTGCTGATGCTGCCCGGCGCCGGCGACGAGCTGCAGGGTATCAAGAAAGGCATTGTCGAGCTCGCCGACATTGTCGCCGTGAACAAGGCCGACGGCGACACCGCCATTGCCGCGGCACACGCGGCGCGTGACTACGAGGCGGCGTTGCGGACATTACAGCAACGCGACGCGCACTGGCCCGTGCCAGTCATCACCTGTTCGGCCACCCAGGCCGGCGGGGCCGACCCGGTCCACGCCCAACTCGACGCCTACTTTCAGGCCGCCCACGGCGCCGGCGCGATCGAGGCGCGGCGCGCCCGACAACGCGTGACCTGGTTGTGGCAGCAGCTCGATGCGGCCATGCGGGCGCGCGCCCGAGCACGTGGCACAACGGCGATCGACGACATCGAGCGCGCCGTGGCCTCGGGCGCACTCAGCACGCGCACGGGCGCCGCGCGCCTGCTCACGGCGCTATTCGGTGACTGA